One stretch of Roseimicrobium sp. ORNL1 DNA includes these proteins:
- a CDS encoding alpha/beta hydrolase-fold protein — protein MRIHLIALLLSLTSSVLLAAPQDDQYVLTPDSLPKEGVPHGKVVAMEPWKSKIYDGTVRDWWIYVPAQYDGSKPAAVMVFQDGGKAKPEDPKFAGPHNAIFAFDNLIHSKQMPVTIGIFISPGNFPTQLDNGKPRSNRSFEYDTPDGTYAKFLMEEILPEVAKNYKLTDKAAERAICGNSSGGICAFTVAWERPDAFSKVVSHIGSFTNIRGGYIYPALIRKTAPKVSDASYTTPEQKALLEKRRGIRVFLQDGKNDLDNQFGNWPLANQDMAAALKFAGWDYKFELGEGTHNGKHGAMMLPETLRWLWSDAAK, from the coding sequence ATGCGCATCCATCTCATCGCTCTCCTGCTTAGTCTCACCTCCTCCGTCCTGCTGGCTGCGCCTCAGGATGATCAATATGTACTGACTCCCGATTCACTTCCCAAGGAAGGCGTGCCTCACGGGAAGGTCGTGGCCATGGAACCATGGAAGTCGAAGATCTATGACGGCACCGTGCGTGACTGGTGGATCTATGTCCCCGCGCAATATGATGGAAGCAAGCCCGCTGCAGTAATGGTGTTCCAAGATGGAGGTAAGGCGAAGCCTGAGGACCCGAAGTTCGCGGGACCGCACAACGCTATCTTCGCCTTCGATAATCTTATTCATTCGAAACAAATGCCAGTGACGATTGGCATCTTCATCAGTCCCGGGAATTTCCCCACGCAACTCGACAACGGCAAGCCGCGCAGCAATCGCAGCTTTGAGTACGACACACCGGATGGCACCTATGCGAAGTTCCTCATGGAAGAGATTCTTCCCGAAGTGGCGAAGAACTACAAACTCACGGACAAGGCTGCGGAACGCGCCATCTGTGGCAACAGCAGTGGCGGCATCTGCGCCTTCACCGTGGCATGGGAACGTCCCGATGCCTTCTCCAAAGTGGTGAGCCATATCGGCAGCTTCACGAACATCCGTGGCGGATACATTTATCCGGCCCTCATCCGCAAGACAGCACCGAAGGTCTCAGACGCGAGCTATACCACTCCGGAGCAGAAGGCGCTGCTGGAAAAGCGCCGCGGCATCCGCGTGTTCCTTCAAGATGGGAAGAACGATCTCGACAACCAGTTCGGCAACTGGCCTCTGGCAAACCAGGACATGGCCGCAGCACTGAAGTTCGCCGGATGGGATTACAAGTTCGAGCTCGGTGAAGGCACGCACAACGGCAAGCATGGCGCCATGATGCTGCCGGAGACGCTACGCTGGCTGTGGAGCGATGCAGCGAAGTGA
- a CDS encoding DUF4190 domain-containing protein — protein MQYHVGRDGHQFGMFTEEEIGQGLQSGRFLTSDLVWREGMPQWKPLVEVFGFAAAVALSAPMVSVSPGGPLPANFLPNPAAYQHVGVGVMPTSGLAIGSMVVGIISLVSFFACPVGVLLGLPGVICGHMSLSQIRSSGNQIQGKGMAIAGLVMNYVAMAIGAAILLFFVLFFGIAAASAAAGGKGL, from the coding sequence ATGCAATACCACGTGGGCAGAGATGGACACCAATTCGGCATGTTCACCGAAGAGGAGATTGGGCAAGGATTGCAGAGCGGGCGTTTTCTCACCTCGGACCTCGTGTGGCGCGAAGGCATGCCGCAGTGGAAGCCGCTGGTTGAAGTCTTTGGCTTTGCTGCTGCGGTAGCACTCAGCGCGCCCATGGTCTCCGTTTCACCCGGCGGACCGCTGCCGGCCAACTTCTTGCCGAACCCTGCAGCCTACCAGCATGTGGGAGTAGGAGTGATGCCCACGTCCGGCCTGGCGATTGGCAGCATGGTGGTGGGCATCATTTCGCTGGTGTCCTTTTTTGCCTGTCCCGTCGGCGTGTTGCTGGGCCTGCCCGGCGTGATTTGTGGCCACATGAGCCTGTCGCAGATTCGCAGCTCTGGAAATCAGATACAGGGCAAAGGCATGGCCATTGCTGGATTGGTCATGAACTACGTGGCGATGGCGATTGGCGCGGCCATCCTGCTGTTCTTTGTTCTCTTCTTCGGCATCGCCGCCGCGAGCGCGGCGGCAGGTGGGAAGGGGCTGTGA
- a CDS encoding autotransporter-associated beta strand repeat-containing protein, translated as MQIPYVFRATGALLLAGLSFTAETFAQTTYTWDGSSDGNWGTAANWTGNVAPVDAGTAPENIVRFDNNSTANLLTTMNLTSGFDLSQIIVTNPTGTITIRAVNNSSRVIDLWANGSNPTIDMSTATQDLIFANQGSGTMTLNVANTSQTWNVGGGRTLTTSDVDGSTAQILTLTGGGTIILGGTTDNASLRVTVSGNTLVTLGKTASTAAIHALGGNATSVIDNGSTMRITGTGGDQVFFQHDLQVDGVFDLNGQSEGIDALSSAAGSATGIITSGAVGNVTLRINENGAGGTYGGIIQDGGGVVSVLKAHTGTQVFAGNNTYNGSTTVSRGILQLLGASGALSGTSSIILDGTGELRLDSRSTSGGFAAAVNNNRVADDATVDMRGGIFSVYGVSTADVSETVGALSITSGFNVIRLSSDTVAGTTTTGLTLSGLSRSIGATLGVMADNLTVATDFGTVTTGADAAYLRVVTGNIASSMISGASGTGTERDILIGVFGSGSTTNANASDFMTVESGIGGYDYLRPLLASEYATATSGEIGQKNALSTANTTLNLSTAYNALKISGGALSIGANKTLFLGGHAGSGSEGSGMLLITGGTGITGGLTSLATLDFGAREAIIRVTSATANIDAHITGTKGLTKSGTSALVLNNSNSFSGAVYVTEGTLQVKNDKALGAAGGHVFVGSGGTASNSLFQLSTGVNITGENVTLGVSNASQSVAFGSASGHNTWGGDVIASNTGLGGRSDSDSQIQASGAESSLTIYGRVYAAQGDTQTDLTYYGNDSNFTRRISFSGSSTGTINLYGTLSDTATGVSATAVDRLRVNMTGNEQLNVNIANQVQVTGIFHMIQGYMRYEGTGNFFDPTTSGTDRLVLFDPAGTASQIALLLTKDGQSFYRRTAAGATDIQIGNGGSGVGTSVANALIGGENETGVVTFGSGVQHMEFNPVTAAADVGRFRDLRLYARQGGEVEIKMSMSDDSGFALNNEIGALTKVGLGTVRLTGRSGVNNDLDGGVYALGGTLLLDYNTVNNVKIQAAEGAQFTTAGGDLRLIKGSAGSGAITELMSGSLAVRTGGSEISLDAGAGATLSLRLATNTGATITRQNGGTLNFVKSGLGTSSIKVGLAAIQNTRLGSYATFGTANNQATSWAFVSAGTNEITSYTHSAGEINTFGAGLNTDLTTSNVTLGAATTTNSIRLNDSAVTSIGLGGNQLTITEGGILVGSGHTAALSISNGTITTGGTNDLIIHNYGTGGLTISADIVGATQSVTYAGTGITTLSGAKTYTGTTYLVGGTVSIASDGSLGNAANAMYFNGGTLQTTATMTIARGITIGGDAAFIDTNGAANVTTLSGVINREGNFIYNETNASVGAIINAANTDNVGVGDIIKTGAGTLVISGTANLFSGVVDVRQGTLQIVLADVTAAQGNLGTNESWLDGTIIRSGATLAINKLGTANITTFAEWIRMENNTRINVTGGRFTTSGLMEVQGALTIDVASGAQFDQQSAGGYMFGNGNITKTGLGTWMLLGNNTLFTGALTVENGILGARGQGMITGSDFSELITVGGTGTTAEYRRFSANEFTNNQLVENHNFLITGTGVKRIGYGNGSVPNGDDFIDFNGTITVNTAVELNVDTPGGTRSQTAYMRFNNSFLGAANASTRVAGGTGTFTRTGVFELNGDNSAWSGGFTVGNATATPLNMHVLRLGNNDALKSDNNVTLLHNSTLQAGGRTVTAGNLTTSGNVGATSNEIVENAAHADGTIAFTQTTNGNWDATFRDGTPVGTVYEQDGNTTVGKLNIVKEGSAIATLTLDNLYTGSTTVNAGTLQVGSGGSATNRAVGDTGTGATSSVLTVNSGGRVAGTGTVQGVASSTTHFVTGTISPGDIVSGTSTTGTLDVVGNLNVSGGTIHLQAANNTTNDSELSVYQTGTAEYSQRIIDGISEWESSANGTTRGDHDMLNIDGQLTLDSNSTVNVEFLTYLASAGDIFDLMDWVGSLGGSFDVGANFRNGGNGGGDLYLPTLSAGLVYDLSRFNTNGIIIVANVGVVPEPGRVLLLMLGATSLVLRRRRRTVR; from the coding sequence ATGCAAATCCCCTACGTGTTCAGGGCTACCGGTGCCCTCCTCCTCGCCGGCCTCAGCTTCACCGCCGAAACCTTTGCCCAGACCACCTACACGTGGGATGGGAGTTCTGATGGCAACTGGGGCACCGCCGCAAACTGGACGGGTAACGTTGCACCTGTGGATGCTGGAACCGCACCGGAGAACATTGTCCGGTTCGACAACAACAGCACAGCGAACCTGCTGACGACGATGAACCTCACGAGCGGGTTCGACTTGAGCCAGATTATCGTCACCAATCCCACAGGCACGATCACGATTCGCGCCGTGAACAACTCAAGTCGTGTCATCGACCTTTGGGCGAATGGTTCGAATCCAACCATCGACATGTCGACAGCGACGCAGGATCTGATTTTTGCGAATCAAGGCTCTGGGACCATGACTCTGAATGTGGCCAACACCAGCCAGACCTGGAACGTGGGTGGCGGACGTACGCTTACCACTTCGGATGTGGATGGCAGTACTGCCCAGATCCTGACGCTGACCGGCGGTGGAACAATCATCCTTGGCGGTACTACTGACAACGCCAGTCTGCGGGTCACCGTGTCGGGCAATACTCTGGTGACACTTGGCAAGACCGCTTCGACTGCCGCCATCCATGCTCTTGGTGGGAATGCCACATCAGTCATCGACAATGGATCCACGATGCGCATCACGGGCACCGGTGGAGACCAGGTCTTCTTCCAGCATGACCTTCAGGTGGACGGTGTGTTTGATTTGAACGGGCAGTCGGAGGGTATCGATGCACTTTCCTCCGCCGCAGGTTCCGCAACCGGCATCATCACCAGCGGCGCAGTCGGCAACGTGACGTTGCGTATCAACGAGAACGGCGCTGGGGGCACCTATGGCGGCATCATCCAGGATGGCGGGGGTGTCGTTTCTGTATTGAAGGCGCACACCGGCACGCAGGTCTTTGCCGGGAACAACACTTACAACGGCTCCACCACCGTTTCGCGCGGCATCCTGCAACTTCTAGGCGCCTCCGGTGCTTTGAGTGGTACCAGCAGCATCATCCTGGATGGAACGGGCGAGCTGCGTCTCGACAGTCGTTCCACCTCGGGCGGGTTTGCCGCGGCGGTGAACAACAACCGCGTTGCGGATGATGCCACGGTCGACATGCGTGGCGGCATCTTCTCCGTCTATGGTGTCAGCACGGCGGACGTCAGCGAGACGGTTGGTGCCCTGAGTATTACCTCGGGCTTCAACGTGATTCGCCTGTCATCCGATACTGTGGCCGGCACCACGACCACTGGCCTCACGTTGTCTGGTCTGAGCCGCAGCATCGGCGCCACCTTGGGTGTCATGGCAGACAACCTCACCGTGGCCACGGATTTTGGCACGGTGACGACCGGTGCTGATGCCGCGTATCTCCGCGTCGTCACTGGGAACATCGCTTCGTCCATGATCTCCGGTGCCAGCGGCACGGGTACGGAGCGAGATATCCTCATCGGCGTCTTCGGTAGCGGAAGCACGACGAATGCGAATGCCAGCGACTTCATGACGGTGGAGAGCGGGATAGGTGGCTATGACTATCTCCGGCCGCTGCTTGCTTCTGAGTATGCCACCGCCACCAGCGGAGAGATTGGGCAGAAGAACGCGCTCAGCACGGCGAATACCACGCTGAACCTTTCCACCGCGTACAATGCCTTGAAGATTTCTGGCGGAGCATTGAGCATCGGGGCGAACAAGACCCTTTTCCTTGGTGGTCATGCTGGTTCCGGCTCGGAAGGCTCGGGCATGCTGCTGATCACAGGGGGCACGGGTATCACCGGCGGATTGACCTCCCTGGCTACCCTCGATTTCGGCGCTCGCGAAGCCATCATCCGTGTCACGAGTGCCACGGCCAACATCGATGCCCACATCACCGGTACCAAGGGCCTTACCAAGTCCGGCACCTCCGCTCTCGTGCTGAACAATTCCAACTCCTTCAGCGGTGCGGTGTATGTCACGGAAGGTACGCTGCAGGTAAAGAATGACAAGGCGCTTGGAGCTGCGGGTGGCCATGTCTTTGTCGGTTCAGGTGGCACAGCGAGCAATTCGCTCTTCCAACTCTCGACGGGCGTGAACATCACAGGAGAGAATGTGACCTTGGGAGTTTCCAATGCCAGCCAGAGCGTGGCGTTTGGCTCAGCCAGCGGACACAATACCTGGGGGGGCGATGTGATTGCGTCGAACACGGGTCTTGGTGGCCGTTCGGATTCCGACAGCCAGATCCAGGCGTCCGGTGCCGAATCCTCTTTGACCATCTACGGCAGAGTGTACGCCGCCCAAGGCGATACGCAGACGGACCTGACCTACTACGGAAACGACAGCAACTTCACCCGGAGAATCAGTTTCTCCGGCAGCAGCACGGGTACCATCAATCTGTATGGCACCTTGTCTGACACGGCCACAGGAGTCTCGGCAACGGCGGTGGATCGCTTGCGTGTGAACATGACGGGCAACGAGCAGCTGAACGTGAATATCGCGAATCAGGTGCAGGTCACCGGCATCTTCCACATGATCCAGGGCTACATGCGCTATGAAGGCACTGGCAACTTCTTCGACCCGACCACCAGCGGCACGGACCGTCTGGTGCTGTTTGACCCCGCTGGTACGGCCAGCCAGATTGCCCTCCTCCTTACCAAGGATGGTCAGAGCTTCTACCGCAGGACGGCCGCTGGAGCCACGGATATCCAGATTGGCAACGGCGGTTCGGGAGTAGGCACCTCGGTGGCGAACGCGCTGATTGGGGGTGAGAACGAAACTGGAGTGGTCACCTTCGGGAGCGGCGTCCAGCACATGGAATTCAATCCCGTGACTGCCGCCGCGGACGTGGGTCGTTTCCGTGACTTGCGTCTCTATGCGCGTCAGGGTGGCGAGGTGGAAATCAAGATGTCCATGAGTGACGACAGCGGCTTCGCGCTCAACAACGAAATCGGCGCGCTGACCAAAGTGGGCCTTGGCACGGTGCGCCTCACGGGACGCAGCGGCGTGAACAACGACCTCGACGGTGGTGTGTATGCTCTGGGCGGTACCTTGCTCCTCGACTACAACACGGTGAACAACGTCAAGATTCAGGCCGCGGAGGGCGCGCAATTCACCACGGCTGGCGGTGACCTGCGGCTGATCAAAGGGAGTGCTGGATCTGGAGCCATAACCGAACTCATGAGCGGCAGCCTCGCAGTGCGCACCGGGGGTTCGGAAATCAGCCTGGATGCAGGGGCGGGAGCGACTCTGAGCTTGCGCCTGGCTACGAACACGGGTGCCACCATCACCCGGCAGAACGGCGGTACGCTGAACTTCGTGAAGAGCGGCCTCGGGACCTCCAGCATCAAGGTGGGTCTCGCGGCGATTCAAAACACCCGCCTCGGTTCCTACGCCACCTTTGGCACGGCCAACAATCAGGCGACCTCCTGGGCTTTTGTCAGCGCCGGTACCAATGAAATCACTTCGTACACACACAGTGCCGGGGAAATCAACACCTTCGGTGCAGGCCTGAATACGGACCTCACCACCTCCAATGTCACCCTGGGCGCCGCCACCACGACAAACAGCATCCGTCTCAACGACAGTGCTGTCACGTCCATTGGGCTGGGCGGAAACCAGCTCACCATCACCGAGGGCGGTATCCTGGTCGGTTCCGGCCATACTGCGGCGTTGAGCATCAGCAACGGCACCATCACCACGGGCGGTACCAACGACCTCATCATTCACAACTACGGCACCGGTGGACTCACCATCAGCGCGGACATCGTCGGCGCCACTCAATCGGTGACGTACGCGGGCACGGGCATTACCACGCTTTCGGGTGCGAAGACCTACACCGGTACGACGTACCTGGTGGGTGGCACGGTTTCCATTGCGTCCGATGGCAGCCTGGGCAATGCGGCAAATGCGATGTATTTCAACGGTGGCACCCTTCAGACCACCGCGACGATGACCATCGCCCGTGGTATCACCATCGGTGGGGATGCAGCCTTCATTGATACGAATGGCGCGGCGAACGTGACCACGCTCTCGGGCGTCATCAACCGCGAAGGCAACTTCATCTACAATGAGACGAATGCCAGCGTCGGCGCCATCATCAATGCCGCTAACACGGACAACGTGGGCGTGGGTGACATCATCAAGACGGGCGCAGGTACGCTGGTCATCTCCGGTACCGCCAACCTCTTCTCCGGTGTGGTGGATGTGCGCCAGGGCACGCTGCAGATCGTGCTCGCGGACGTGACCGCAGCACAGGGGAACCTGGGCACGAACGAATCCTGGCTGGATGGCACCATCATTCGCAGTGGCGCCACCCTTGCCATCAACAAGCTTGGGACCGCGAACATCACCACCTTCGCCGAGTGGATTCGCATGGAGAACAACACTCGAATCAACGTGACCGGCGGTCGCTTTACCACCTCGGGATTGATGGAGGTGCAAGGCGCGCTCACCATCGATGTTGCCAGTGGAGCGCAATTCGACCAGCAGAGCGCTGGCGGTTACATGTTTGGTAACGGGAATATCACCAAGACCGGACTCGGTACCTGGATGCTCCTGGGGAACAATACCCTCTTCACGGGTGCGCTCACGGTGGAGAATGGCATTCTCGGCGCTCGTGGCCAGGGTATGATCACGGGCTCTGATTTTTCGGAGTTGATCACCGTCGGAGGCACCGGCACCACGGCGGAATATCGCCGTTTCTCAGCCAACGAGTTCACCAACAACCAGCTTGTGGAGAATCACAACTTCCTGATCACGGGCACGGGTGTGAAGCGCATCGGTTACGGCAATGGCTCGGTGCCGAACGGTGATGACTTCATCGATTTCAACGGCACCATCACGGTGAACACGGCGGTGGAGCTCAACGTGGATACACCTGGCGGCACGCGCTCCCAGACGGCGTACATGCGGTTCAACAACTCCTTCTTGGGCGCGGCCAATGCCAGCACCCGCGTTGCGGGCGGCACCGGCACCTTCACCCGCACGGGCGTGTTCGAGCTCAACGGGGACAATTCGGCCTGGTCGGGCGGATTCACCGTGGGGAATGCCACTGCTACTCCGCTGAACATGCATGTCCTCCGGCTCGGCAATAACGATGCCCTGAAGTCCGACAACAACGTGACCCTTCTCCACAACAGCACCCTTCAGGCTGGGGGCCGCACGGTGACGGCGGGCAATCTCACAACATCCGGGAACGTGGGCGCAACCTCCAACGAAATTGTCGAAAACGCAGCGCATGCCGACGGCACCATCGCTTTCACCCAGACGACGAATGGCAACTGGGATGCAACCTTCCGCGACGGCACGCCTGTCGGCACGGTCTACGAACAGGACGGAAACACCACAGTGGGCAAGCTGAACATCGTGAAGGAAGGCAGTGCGATTGCCACGCTCACGCTGGACAACCTGTACACTGGCAGCACCACGGTGAATGCCGGTACCTTGCAAGTGGGTTCAGGTGGTTCGGCCACCAACCGCGCGGTGGGTGACACCGGCACGGGCGCTACTTCGAGCGTGCTCACGGTGAATTCGGGTGGACGTGTCGCGGGCACCGGTACGGTGCAGGGTGTCGCAAGCTCCACGACGCACTTCGTGACCGGCACCATCAGTCCCGGTGATATCGTCAGCGGCACTTCGACCACCGGTACCCTTGATGTGGTGGGCAATCTGAATGTGTCCGGCGGCACCATCCACCTCCAGGCGGCGAACAATACGACCAACGACAGCGAACTCTCCGTGTATCAGACTGGCACGGCAGAGTACTCACAGCGCATCATTGATGGCATTTCGGAGTGGGAGTCGTCGGCCAATGGTACCACCCGCGGTGATCACGACATGCTGAACATCGATGGCCAGCTCACCCTGGACTCGAACTCCACCGTGAACGTGGAGTTCCTCACCTACCTCGCGAGCGCGGGTGATATCTTCGACTTGATGGACTGGGTCGGCTCGCTGGGTGGCAGTTTCGATGTGGGCGCGAACTTCCGCAACGGTGGCAACGGCGGCGGGGATCTCTACCTTCCCACCCTCTCTGCGGGCCTGGTGTATGACCTGTCTCGTTTCAACACCAACGGCATCATCATCGTAGCCAACGTCGGCGTGGTGCCGGAGCCTGGCCGCGTGTTGCTGCTGATGCTCGGCGCCACCTCTCTGGTGCTCCGCAGAAGACGCCGCACGGTGAGGTAA
- a CDS encoding helix-turn-helix domain-containing protein — protein sequence MSRKTPTFNLLIDRYREQLELMSIGAKCSQKVVQPARAMLLLSHGLTWKQVSQATGLSVCRVEYFRRRFVCLGPPGLVAAPPLKRTSSLAEAAPIVQQQRRLSPKQQQQQQRAA from the coding sequence ATGTCCCGAAAAACCCCCACCTTTAATCTCCTCATAGATCGTTATCGAGAGCAGCTAGAACTCATGTCCATCGGAGCCAAGTGCTCGCAGAAAGTGGTGCAGCCCGCGCGGGCGATGCTGCTTCTGTCGCATGGTCTCACGTGGAAGCAGGTCTCCCAGGCCACTGGTCTGAGTGTCTGCCGCGTGGAGTATTTCCGCAGGCGCTTCGTGTGCCTCGGTCCTCCCGGGCTGGTTGCAGCGCCGCCGCTGAAGCGTACGTCCTCTCTCGCGGAGGCTGCGCCCATCGTGCAGCAGCAGCGGCGGTTGTCGCCGAAGCAGCAGCAACAACAGCAGCGCGCCGCGTAG
- a CDS encoding DUF4190 domain-containing protein translates to MHYHVARDGQQLGRISEAELKAGLHDGRFLPTDLAWREGMSEWTPIRDLNLVANAEVVVPKIAVSAPRAAVAASAPAFSPSGPSGGAPAFGPAVPQGGSGLATTSLVFGIVSLVTCSLAGIGALVAIITGHMALGRIDRSRGAIGGRGKAKAGLIMGYISLLLVGIAIVASLAVPVFARIQEKGIVKKQMNDARQVHVACLIYAAENSGKYPATLEELVEKKMLDAALLDGLDDVKPTGWEGEKGFDYLGAGKNDTALGETPILVSRSEGKKGQRIVVHHDGSVAEEKLEE, encoded by the coding sequence ATGCATTACCATGTCGCACGTGATGGCCAACAGTTGGGCAGGATCTCCGAAGCCGAACTGAAGGCCGGCTTGCATGATGGACGTTTTCTTCCCACCGATCTCGCGTGGCGGGAGGGCATGTCCGAATGGACTCCCATTCGCGATCTGAATCTCGTCGCGAATGCAGAGGTGGTGGTGCCGAAGATTGCCGTGAGTGCCCCGAGAGCTGCGGTGGCGGCATCTGCGCCGGCGTTTTCTCCTTCAGGCCCGAGCGGAGGCGCGCCTGCATTTGGTCCGGCTGTGCCGCAGGGTGGTTCAGGCCTGGCGACGACCTCGCTGGTCTTCGGCATTGTGTCCCTCGTCACCTGCTCGCTGGCCGGCATCGGTGCGCTGGTGGCCATCATCACCGGGCATATGGCGCTCGGGCGGATCGATCGCTCCAGAGGAGCCATTGGTGGGCGGGGCAAGGCGAAGGCAGGCTTGATCATGGGGTATATCTCCCTTCTCCTTGTGGGCATTGCGATCGTGGCTTCGCTCGCTGTGCCTGTCTTTGCAAGAATCCAGGAGAAGGGAATCGTCAAGAAACAGATGAATGACGCCAGGCAAGTGCATGTGGCCTGCCTGATCTACGCTGCGGAGAACAGCGGCAAGTATCCCGCCACGCTTGAGGAACTGGTGGAAAAAAAGATGTTGGACGCCGCGCTGCTGGACGGCCTGGATGACGTGAAGCCCACGGGGTGGGAGGGTGAGAAGGGATTCGACTATCTGGGTGCCGGCAAGAATGACACCGCGCTCGGGGAGACGCCCATCCTGGTGAGCAGGAGTGAAGGCAAGAAAGGCCAGAGGATAGTGGTCCACCACGACGGGTCGGTGGCGGAGGAGAAGTTGGAAGAGTGA